The proteins below are encoded in one region of Syntrophorhabdus sp.:
- a CDS encoding type II secretion system protein has product MREGKTYSARRREKGFTSIELIVVIVVLSILTASIIVKNPFRIEDYSGIAKDQLIAHIRLAQLKAMGMKSPQIITFTVGSSAYNVANVQKTLPGNTTVTSVSTTVSNRLVFNSLGEPTSNGVVTLSGGVTVTVNPSTGRAE; this is encoded by the coding sequence CGGAGGAGGGAAAAGGGGTTCACATCGATTGAACTAATTGTCGTTATTGTGGTTCTCAGTATTTTAACGGCCTCTATCATTGTCAAGAACCCTTTCCGTATCGAGGATTATTCGGGGATAGCGAAAGATCAGTTGATCGCACATATCCGCCTTGCTCAACTGAAGGCCATGGGTATGAAAAGCCCACAGATCATAACGTTTACCGTGGGTTCATCAGCTTATAATGTGGCAAATGTGCAAAAGACGTTGCCCGGTAACACAACGGTTACATCCGTATCCACGACGGTTTCAAACCGGTTGGTCTTCAATTCCCTCGGTGAACCAACGAGCAATGGCGTAGTAACACTGTCAGGCGGCGTAACAGTCACAGTCAACCCTTCGACGGGAAGAGCAGAATGA